One genomic region from Sulfuriflexus mobilis encodes:
- a CDS encoding GNAT family N-acetyltransferase codes for MTDWRLRIADWHDDGDQAAIRHLREQVFIHEQAVPVALEWDGRDDDCMHLLAMHPQHGALATARLCYEANTGHAHIGRMSVLKDWRRQGIGRAMLDMLIEHAGMQQILQLELNAQSHAVGFYQKAGFSPCGDEFLDAGIPHFKMRRSI; via the coding sequence ATGACTGATTGGCGGCTACGTATCGCTGACTGGCATGATGATGGCGATCAGGCCGCCATACGCCACCTGCGCGAACAGGTCTTTATTCATGAACAGGCTGTGCCGGTTGCACTCGAGTGGGATGGCCGGGATGATGACTGCATGCACCTGCTTGCCATGCACCCACAACATGGTGCCCTGGCCACGGCCCGACTCTGTTATGAAGCAAACACCGGGCATGCTCATATTGGCCGTATGTCCGTGTTAAAAGACTGGCGTCGACAAGGGATTGGCCGTGCCATGCTCGACATGCTCATTGAACATGCTGGCATGCAGCAGATCCTGCAGCTGGAACTGAATGCACAAAGCCATGCCGTCGGCTTTTATCAAAAAGCCGGTTTTAGCCCCTGCGGTGACGAATTTCTTGATGCCGGGATCCCGCACTTCAAGATGCGGCGTAGTATATAA
- a CDS encoding histone acetyltransferase HPA2 → MENSFNTRIQDAQLGHDLVLHTGNRDEVATACLHLARQARFSLNLISRDLEPAIYDNNDFAEAIRQLAMRSAKSRVRILIQDSQRVVKYGHRLVELSRRLSSYIDIRLQGREHKEFNEAWLIADHHGWLRRPQSDGFRGECHFNAPREVQERLKQFDMMWDTSTDDPNLRRLHL, encoded by the coding sequence ATGGAAAACAGCTTTAACACCCGGATTCAGGACGCCCAACTCGGCCATGACCTCGTCTTGCACACGGGGAACCGTGACGAAGTGGCCACCGCCTGCTTACACTTGGCAAGGCAGGCGCGCTTCAGCCTGAACCTGATCAGCCGCGACCTGGAACCTGCGATCTATGATAACAACGACTTTGCCGAGGCCATCAGGCAGCTGGCCATGCGCAGCGCAAAATCCAGGGTCCGTATTCTGATCCAGGACAGTCAGCGGGTCGTCAAATATGGCCACCGCCTTGTTGAACTTTCCCGGCGCCTGAGCAGTTATATCGACATACGCCTGCAAGGTCGTGAGCACAAAGAGTTTAATGAAGCCTGGTTGATTGCCGACCATCACGGCTGGTTACGTCGTCCACAGTCAGATGGTTTCAGGGGTGAGTGCCATTTTAACGCCCCACGCGAGGTACAGGAACGTCTCAAACAGTTTGACATGATGTGGGATACCAGTACTGATGACCCTAACCTGCGACGTCTGCACCTATAG